The Bradyrhizobium sp. LLZ17 genomic sequence GCTGCCGATTCCAGGGCCGCTCGTAACACCAGAGGTCGGACTGAAAACTTGGAACGGGCTCGAAACCGGTCGCCTTCATGATCTCGCGCCCGGCCACGCTGGCCGGCTGCGCATAGCAGTCCGCGTTGCGAAATCTGATCTGGCGCAGGTGAGCGGCGGCTTTGCCCAGACCGGCGATCCCCCGTCCCGTCGCCGCGATCGCCCAGATGTAGATGGCGGAAACCCGCTCGTCGGGCGAGGCGAGATGGCAGGTCTCGGGCGCGGTCAGGCAGATGTCGTCGAGCAGCAGCGCATCGTGTCCGCGATCGCTCAGAAAAAGAAAGGCCATGCCGCCGAGCAGATCGCCCCTCCGGCTGAAGGTCAGGAGACTTTGGCGATCGAACGCGAAGTACGTCGCGAGTTCTCCCGCCCCGATGCGCACGCCGGGCACGAGCCGGTGCGCCATATCGGAAAGCGCAGCAATTTCGGAAAATTGCGCACAACGGACGTCCACCTCGGGGCTCAGCGGCAACGCGTCGAAATCGTGCCTCGCGGCAAACGAGCCCCTTTCCATCGCCATATCGCCCCTCTATCGTTCGAGGCTTCGTGCCCCGCTATGACGATCAGCTTAGCGACTGGGGATTTTGCGTATGCAGCAAGTATTGCACCGGGGTGCTGCATTGATGCAGCACAGTGAAGAAGCCCTGGACGCGTCCTGGGACGATTTGAAGCTGTTCTTGGCGTGCGCAAAATACAAAAGCTTCCGCAACGCTGCCGAAGAGCTCGGGCAGACCAGCACGACCCTGATGCGCCGGATTGACCGGCTCGAAGAGAGCATCGGCTGCAAGCTGTTTCTGCGCGACCAGAGCGGGCTCACCCTCAGCGACGAAGGCACCGCCATGATTGCCGACGTCGGGCATATGGAACGTCACGCCTTCAACGTCTTCCGGCGCGCCTCACGTACCTCGAACGATGCATCCGGCACCGTGCGGATCGCGGTGACGGAAGGCCCCGGCAATTTCTGGATCCTGCCGCGGCTGATCGATTTCCAGAAAACCTACCGCAAGATCGCGGTCGATCTGCGCTGCGCCATGGAGCAGGCCGACGTCGCGCGGCTGGAGTCGGACATCGCGATCCAGCTCGAACCACCGACCAATCCAGATCTGATCGTGGCCAAGCTCGGCCGGCTGCACATCTATCCCTTCGTCTCCAGGGACTACGAGAAGCTCTACGGCGTGCCCGCCACTCTCGCCGACCTCAAGAACCACCGCATCGTCAAGCAGAATGCGCCGCAGGTCGACGACAGCGCCTACGCCCGCGTCCTCGGATTGAAGTCGCTGGAAGGCATCGTCGGGATCAAGACCAACTCTTCCGTCGGTGTGCTCTATGCGGTGGAGCGCGGCGCC encodes the following:
- a CDS encoding LysR family transcriptional regulator codes for the protein MQQVLHRGAALMQHSEEALDASWDDLKLFLACAKYKSFRNAAEELGQTSTTLMRRIDRLEESIGCKLFLRDQSGLTLSDEGTAMIADVGHMERHAFNVFRRASRTSNDASGTVRIAVTEGPGNFWILPRLIDFQKTYRKIAVDLRCAMEQADVARLESDIAIQLEPPTNPDLIVAKLGRLHIYPFVSRDYEKLYGVPATLADLKNHRIVKQNAPQVDDSAYARVLGLKSLEGIVGIKTNSSVGVLYAVERGAGIGFLPTVSIALGAPLVAVDLSVSHHADLWLTYHSEFRTSERHKIVVDWLKKIFDPKIYPCFRDEFIHPNALVPMMTAAREGFGLTGYVAAMPI